One Manihot esculenta cultivar AM560-2 chromosome 18, M.esculenta_v8, whole genome shotgun sequence genomic window carries:
- the LOC122722472 gene encoding cytochrome b-c1 complex subunit 6-1, mitochondrial-like isoform X1 — MKPRADEELFDQKKYLEDSCKPKCVKPLIEYEACMKRIEGDDSGEKHCTGQYFDYLFCVDKCVAPMLFSKLK; from the exons atgaAACCAAG GGCGGATGAGGAACTTTTTGATCAAAAGAAGTATCTTGAGGATTCCTGCAAGCCTAAATGTGTGAAGCCTCTAATTGAATATGAG GCATGTATGAAGAGGATTGAAGGTGATGACTCTGGGGAAAAACACTGTACAGGGCAGTACTTTGACTACTTATTTTGTGTTGATAAATGT GTTGCACCAATGCTATTCTCAAAACTCAAGTAA
- the LOC122722499 gene encoding uncharacterized protein LOC122722499 — translation MEGNLSQGSMIPGGNPFGGLDLQGSIRVHQQAQHQHSVPHQQHPLHRQGSSVHPSIHEGFPLTMGTMHNSDQIISMTDYSKGDKGKNSASDDDEPSYTEDGADGHNDASRGRKGSPWQRVKWTDKMVRLLITAVSYIGEDATSDCGGGMRRKFAVLQKKGKWKSISKVMAERGHLVSPQQCEDKFNDLNKRYKKLNDVLGRGTSCQVVENPALLDVIDYLTEKEKEDVRKILSSKHLFYEEIH, via the coding sequence ATGGAAGGGAATTTATCACAAGGAAGTATGATTCCTGGGGGAAATCCATTTGGAGGACTTGACTTGCAAGGATCCATAAGAGTTCATCAGCAAGCACAGCACCAGCATTCTGTACCCCATCAGCAGCATCCTCTTCATCGCCAGGGTTCTTCTGTACATCCTTCAATTCATGAGGGTTTTCCCCTTACAATGGGAACCATGCACAACTCTGATCAAATCATTTCCATGACTGATTACAGTAAGGGAGATAAGGGGAAAAATTCAGCAAGTGATGATGATGAGCCAAGCTATACTGAAGATGGTGCTGATGGTCACAATGATGCAAGTAGAGGGAGAAAGGGGTCACCATGGCAGCGTGTTAAGTGGACTGATAAAATGGTTAGGCTTTTGATAACTGCTGTGTCTTACATAGGAGAGGATGCAACTTCAGATTGTGGTGGTGGAATGAGAAGAAAATTTGCAGTTCTACAGAAAAAGGGCAAGTGGAAATCAATTTCAAAGGTCATGGCTGAAAGAGGTCACCTTGTTTCACCCCAGCAGTGTGAGGATAAATTCAATGACCTTAACAAAAGGTATAAAAAGCTAAACGACGTGCTTGGGAGGGGCACTTCTTGCCAAGTTGTGGAGAATCCAGCACTGCTGGATGTTATAGATTATTTaacagaaaaggagaaagaggatgTTAGGAAAATATTAAGCTCAAAGCACCTCTTCTACGAAGAAATTCATTAG
- the LOC122722472 gene encoding cytochrome b-c1 complex subunit 6-1, mitochondrial-like isoform X2, translated as MADEELFDQKKYLEDSCKPKCVKPLIEYEACMKRIEGDDSGEKHCTGQYFDYLFCVDKCVAPMLFSKLK; from the exons AT GGCGGATGAGGAACTTTTTGATCAAAAGAAGTATCTTGAGGATTCCTGCAAGCCTAAATGTGTGAAGCCTCTAATTGAATATGAG GCATGTATGAAGAGGATTGAAGGTGATGACTCTGGGGAAAAACACTGTACAGGGCAGTACTTTGACTACTTATTTTGTGTTGATAAATGT GTTGCACCAATGCTATTCTCAAAACTCAAGTAA